From Camelina sativa cultivar DH55 chromosome 20, Cs, whole genome shotgun sequence, the proteins below share one genomic window:
- the LOC104771080 gene encoding myrosinase 1-like, translated as MKFHWFALAFLLAVATCKGQEDYTCEENEPFHCNQTSRFNGKSFGEDFIFGVASSAYQIEGGRGRGLNIWDGFTHRYPEKGGADLKNGDTTCDAYTYWQKDLDVMDQLNATGYRFSFAWSRILPQGKRSRGVNQDGIDYYNSLIDGLIARNITPFVTLFHWDLPQTLQDEYEGFLNRPIIDDFKYYADLYFEKFGDRVKHWITINQLYTVPTRGYALGTDAPGRCSPTHDIRCYGGNSSTEPYIVAHNQLLAHATVVDLYRTKYKDQGGMIGPVMITRGFLPFDDTPESKEATYRSKEFFHGWFMEPLTKGKYPDIMRKLVGERLPEFTETEAKLVKGSYDFLGLNYYVTQYAQNDDTVVPWANHTAMMDPKAILTYENAKGEPIGPMFSKGAYYYPKGIYDVMEYYKNKYGDPLIYITENGISSPGDQPLEEAMADYKRIDYLCSHLCFLRKVIKEKGVNVRGYFAWSLGDNYEFCNGFTVRFGLSYVDFNNVTADRDLKASGKWFQQFISSNDPADQDLLRSSLSFKNRDRKRLADA; from the exons ATGAAGTTTCATTGGTTCGCCTTAGCTTTCTTATTAGCTGTGGCGACTTGTAAAGGCCAGGAAGATTATACTTGCGAAGAGAACGAGCCATTCCATTGTAACCAAACTAGTCGTTTCAATGGTAAAAGTTTCGGCGAAGATTTCATCTTCGGTGTAGCCTCCTCTGCTTACCAA ATCGAAGGTGGTAGAGGTCGTGGACTTAACATTTGGGATGGATTCACTCACCGATACCCAG AGAAAGGAGGAGCCGATTTGAAGAATGGAGACACTACTTGTGACGCATATACATATTGGCAG AAAGATTTAGACGTGATGGACCAACTCAATGCTACTGGCTACAGATTCTCCTTCGCGTGGTCAAGAATCCTTCCAC AAGGAAAGAGGAGTAGAGGAGTGAACCAAGATGGTATTGACTACTACAACAGTCTTATAGACGGCCTCATAGCAAGGAATATAACGCCGTTCGTTACCCTCTTTCACTGGGACCTTCCTCAAACACTACAAGATGAGTATGAAGGTTTCTTGAACAGACCGATCAT AGATGATTTCAAATATTACGCGGATCTATATTTCGAAAAATTTGGTGATAGGGTAAAGCACTGGATAACAATCAACCAGCTTTACACAGTACCTACGCGAGGATATGCATTGGGAACAGATGCACCTGGTCGATGTTCTCCTACGCATGATATAAGATGTTACGGCGGAAACTCGTCAACTGAACCCTATATCGTTGCACATAACCAGCTTCTTGCTCATGCCACGGTCGTGGATCTTTACAGGACAAAATATAAG GACCAAGGAGGGATGATTGGACCTGTGATGATAACTAGAGGGTTTCTTCCGTTTGATGACACTCCAGAGAGCAAAGAGGCAACTTATCGGTCTAAAGAATTTTTCCATGGATG GTTCATGGAGCCGCTAACAAAGGGTAAATACCCAGACATCATGAGGAAACTTGTGGGTGAACGGCTTCCAGAGTTCACCGAGACAGAAGCCAAACTTGTAAAgggttcatatgattttcttggTCTCAACTATTACGTCACTCAGTATGCCCAAAACGATGACACAGTAGTTCCTTGGGCCAACCACACTGCTATGATGGACCCAAAAGCAATTCTCACAT ATGAAAATGCAAAGGGTGAGCCCATTGGTCCAATG TTCAGTAAAGGAGCCTATTACTACCCAAAAGGCATTTACGACGTAATGGagtattacaaaaacaaatatggtgACCCTTTAATATATATCACCGAGAACG GAATTAGTAGCCCCGGTGATCAACCCCTTGAAGAGGCTATGGCCGATTACAAGAGGATTGATTATCTATGCAGTCATCTTTGTTTTCTCCGTAAGGTCATTAA GGAGAAGGGTGTCAACGTGAGAGGATACTTTGCTTGGTCTCTTGGGGATAATTACGAATTCTGCAATGGCTTTACCGTCAGATTTGGACTCAGTTACGTTGACTTCAACAATGTCACCGCTGATAGAGACCTCAAAGCATCTGGCAAATGGTTCCAGCAGTTCATTAGCTCCAATGACCCTGCCGACCAAGATCTCCTCCGCTCTAGCCTCTCCTTCAAGAACCGTGATCGGAAGAGGCTCGCAGATGCATGA